A DNA window from Candidatus Bathyarchaeota archaeon contains the following coding sequences:
- a CDS encoding PaaI family thioesterase has translation MEIRTHKLARQALLGSPIKVIDDLEAEVELRALEEMAVDELGLIHGGFTFGLADYAAMLAVNHPFVVLGASQVRFTAPVRVGDLMRARARVFSKEGRKREVAVEVFVEDKMVLTGSMTCYILDRHVLEK, from the coding sequence ATGGAGATAAGAACCCATAAACTCGCTCGTCAAGCTCTTTTAGGTTCCCCGATTAAGGTTATCGACGATTTAGAGGCCGAGGTGGAGCTCCGGGCGTTGGAGGAGATGGCTGTGGATGAGCTGGGCCTGATCCACGGGGGTTTCACCTTCGGCCTAGCAGACTATGCAGCTATGTTGGCCGTGAACCATCCCTTCGTCGTTTTAGGGGCCTCCCAGGTTCGTTTCACCGCACCTGTGAGGGTTGGAGACCTGATGAGGGCTAGGGCAAGGGTGTTCTCAAAGGAGGGGAGGAAGAGGGAGGTGGCCGTCGAGGTCTTCGTGGAAGACAAGATGGTACTAACGGGATCGATGACATGCTACATCCTCGATAGACATGTCTTGGAGAAGTGA
- a CDS encoding fumarylacetoacetate hydrolase family protein gives MKLLTYISGNEHRVGALIGGDFILDLNRAFNRHLGNAFEGVEDLFKLDMISLLELGDRGLQEVERAMGEALRFFAEGDEGELFRDGTVVRLCQVKLAAPIPRPRKNIVCLGLNYPEHVAEGSRARGEPPRPLPEVPVFFTKPPTSVIGPYDNIIYPRVTERLDYEVELAFVIGRGGKYISRGEAYRHIVGYMVFNDVTARDLQRRHQQWFKGKGCDTFAPMGPYLVTADEVEDPMSLDLWLKVNGEIRQYSNTRNMIFGVDEILSILSDGMTVEVGDIVATGTPSGVGSAHPSGLLKVGDIVEAGVEKIGELRNRVVAEEPRS, from the coding sequence ATGAAACTATTGACCTATATCTCTGGGAACGAACACAGGGTGGGAGCTCTGATAGGGGGAGATTTTATTCTTGACCTGAATAGAGCCTTTAATAGACATCTTGGGAACGCCTTCGAAGGGGTTGAAGACCTATTTAAACTTGACATGATCTCTCTACTGGAGCTAGGGGATAGAGGCCTGCAGGAGGTGGAAAGGGCCATGGGAGAGGCTCTAAGGTTCTTTGCTGAGGGGGATGAAGGAGAACTTTTTAGAGATGGCACAGTCGTCAGGCTGTGCCAGGTCAAGCTGGCTGCCCCCATCCCTCGTCCAAGAAAGAACATCGTCTGCCTTGGCCTAAACTACCCTGAACATGTGGCAGAGGGAAGCAGGGCGAGGGGGGAGCCCCCCCGTCCTCTCCCCGAGGTGCCGGTCTTCTTCACGAAGCCCCCAACATCGGTCATAGGTCCCTATGACAACATCATATATCCGAGGGTTACGGAGAGGCTGGACTATGAGGTTGAACTAGCCTTCGTGATTGGAAGGGGAGGAAAATACATTTCGAGGGGGGAGGCCTACAGGCACATCGTAGGCTATATGGTCTTCAACGACGTGACCGCGAGAGACCTCCAGAGGCGTCATCAGCAGTGGTTCAAGGGGAAGGGGTGTGACACCTTTGCCCCGATGGGTCCATACCTTGTCACAGCAGATGAGGTCGAGGACCCGATGAGCCTAGACCTCTGGCTGAAGGTTAATGGTGAGATCCGGCAATACTCCAACACTAGGAATATGATCTTCGGGGTGGATGAGATCTTGAGTATCCTCTCGGATGGCATGACTGTGGAGGTTGGAGATATTGTAGCCACGGGAACTCCATCGGGAGTCGGCTCAGCTCATCCTTCAGGGCTTCTTAAGGTCGGAGACATAGTGGAGGCGGGTGTTGAAAAGATCGGAGAGCTAAGAAACCGGGTGGTGGCCGAGGAGCCCAGATCCTAG
- a CDS encoding BlaI/MecI/CopY family transcriptional regulator — MPIVLDTSRDGLEKVLRDYQIKVLEVIWKNPDKGLTSREICDHVNKILKTKTVSRASIINFLNEMCDYDVIKYETETCKGGARRKYFQKLDEEGFKRYIAKRVFESLMRDFPEQTIMGIYDSLENNPIAAERLMKLINS, encoded by the coding sequence TTGCCTATAGTTCTAGATACGAGTAGAGATGGTTTGGAAAAGGTTTTAAGAGATTATCAGATAAAGGTTCTTGAAGTAATATGGAAAAATCCAGATAAAGGATTAACATCCCGTGAGATATGTGATCATGTTAACAAGATTTTGAAAACTAAGACGGTATCAAGAGCATCAATTATAAACTTCCTTAACGAGATGTGCGATTATGATGTTATAAAATACGAGACTGAGACCTGCAAGGGGGGAGCTAGGAGAAAGTATTTCCAAAAGCTTGACGAGGAAGGCTTCAAGAGGTACATAGCAAAAAGGGTTTTCGAGAGCTTGATGAGAGATTTCCCAGAGCAGACTATCATGGGCATATATGATTCGCTGGAAAACAACCCGATAGCGGCTGAGAGGCTCATGAAGCTCATAAATAGCTGA
- a CDS encoding MBL fold metallo-hydrolase, with amino-acid sequence MGDLEIIEGVRCVSLSSADGLDLKVYLLDCLEGLILFDTGYMPEDIEAIGREIKALGRDWRDIRLILLTHRHGDHIGNLARLKELTGADVASGEGEMRDIEAETGVKVDKGLRHGDYIGLCGGVEAIHVPGHTVGNLSFYLFRQKAIIAGDTIFGDDHGNLYPPPEKYSVDAEIARKELKRLLFYDFDILLLSHGRNLLGDAKRRVRMLCEET; translated from the coding sequence GTGGGTGATCTGGAGATAATAGAAGGGGTTAGGTGCGTAAGCCTCTCATCGGCCGATGGTTTAGACCTGAAGGTCTACCTCCTGGACTGCCTAGAGGGGCTTATCCTCTTCGATACCGGTTATATGCCTGAGGACATAGAGGCCATAGGGAGGGAGATCAAAGCTCTGGGCAGGGACTGGAGGGACATAAGGCTCATATTATTGACCCATAGGCATGGAGACCACATCGGGAATCTAGCACGCCTGAAGGAGTTGACGGGGGCGGATGTTGCCTCGGGAGAGGGTGAGATGAGAGATATCGAAGCAGAGACCGGGGTCAAGGTTGACAAGGGCCTTCGGCATGGAGACTATATAGGCCTTTGTGGAGGTGTAGAGGCCATCCATGTTCCAGGCCATACAGTGGGGAACCTCTCCTTCTACCTCTTCAGGCAGAAGGCCATCATAGCCGGGGACACCATCTTCGGCGACGATCATGGAAACCTATACCCCCCACCTGAGAAGTACAGTGTAGATGCTGAAATTGCTAGGAAGGAGCTGAAGAGGCTCCTATTCTACGACTTCGATATCCTCCTCCTTTCACATGGCAGGAACCTGCTCGGGGATGCGAAGAGGAGGGTTAGGATGCTCTGCGAGGAAACTTAA